The genomic interval AATTGTGTCAATTACTGTGTAAGAGAAAAATGCTggatttttgttctttttttatggTATTTATTTAACAAAACTATTATTTTAGTGTGTTGTAGGGTAAAAATATTCGGAGACGCATTGCTGCcacactaccaaaaaaaaaaaaaaaaaaaagtatgtttttacatgatagcttACACGTTTTTTACATGAAAATATTAAGTTTTTTCATGataattttcaaaattttttctaTATACTAATGATGACGTCTATACATATTTTTCgcgagaaattttttttttttttttcatgatgaatgTCACGTTTTTTTACATGAACATTTTCATGGTTTTTGATGGTAATTATCACGTTTCaacatgtcacattttcacataattttgctgtttttacatgacaggtataacattttcaatgaaaattctCATGTTTAAACagaattttcacatttttaaatcaatgataTTTATACATGATTTTCACATTATTATGGGATAATTGCCATGTTTTACATGATATATTTCATGGTTTTTTCACATGATGATTGTTAtgcaaaaacgtttttttacaTGAAAAGGTTTTATTTTCATGATAAGTGTCACGTTTTTAAACGATCGttacatttttgcatgatattcttttttaatatcacgtttttgcatgataattatcacgattttacatgaaaattgtcatttttcaaaataattttcacatttttacatgacatccatcatatttttacatgaaaatatcacatttttacatgataattttcAAATCTTCATATTATGATGTTTATACATGAATTCCACGTTATTAGTTGGTAATGACCATTTTTtgatatatttcatttttttacatgataattgttATGCCAAAACATGATAATTGTCACCTGTTTACACGATCGttacatttttgcatgatattCCTTTTAATatttatcacatttttgcatgataattatcacatttttacatgaaaatggtcatttttaaaaataattttcacatttttatgatttccaGGTTATTACTTGGTAATGACCATGTTTtgatatatttcatttttttacatgataattgttATGCCAAAACGTGATAACCATTTTTACATGAAAatgttcttgttttattttgatgataattttcacgtttttacctgataattatcacacttttacatgatagttgtcacatttttacataattatcacgtttttccaTGATAGATTTcaggtttttacatgataaatatcatattgttacatgataattatcacgtttttgcaGTAATATTTTAAAGGTTTTACATGAAACATCACATTTTTCACATAATTATGAGATTTTTTAATTATAGTtgccacatttttacatgataattttcatatttcttttttcttgATTGTTATCACACttttgcacgataattatcacgtttttacatggaaatatcacgtttttatataataatgacatttttacctGATAGTTGTCACGTTTTGCCATAACTTTTTCCCATGATAgatttcatgtttttacatgataaatgtcacgtttttacatgatagatttcaacatttttacatgataattatcacattgtcAAATGATAATGATCACGTTTTTCCAGTATAAGTATCACATATTTCCAGTAGTATCATATAATTATCAGGTTTTGACATGATAATTGCCACCTATTTAcataattttccttttttttttcatgatagtTATGTTTTTGCAtgctaattatcacattttacatggataaattgcatttttacatgataattatcacatttataCATAATTATCAGTTTTCCATGATAGATTTCTTATTGTCACATGATAAATATCAttcttacatgataattatcagatttttacatgataattttcGCGTTTTTACATTCTACTTACCACTTTTGATCATGTTTTCACGTAATACGTATCACTTTTCAACAAgataatttatacatttctacatgatatcctgtaaaaacatgatatcaTTTAAATCACGTTAATGATCATGTAAAAAGGTGATACTGGACTTTGATGTGGCAGTAATAAGCTTTTGTTAAAACATACTCGATCATAACATTGGATGACAATGAATTATATGGGTATACCTAATGAGGCGTCCGCTGTGCATATACTACCTGTCAAAATTAGTAAGTTAcgtaaaagaaaaacacaaattttCGTTTAatcttttaacattttatttcatCATTTTACAGAAAGCATTGTTTTCATTTTCAAGGTTTACCATCAGAGTTGTACATTCCTTCATGTGTGTCTTTCTTGCACCCTCTAGTGCAAATTCAGGGTAATTTCTTCCAATGGTTATTATGTACAGCATGTCAAACACAATCAGGATCTTCTGGTGTACGCAAACGGGCTGATTAATACAacagaagaaacacaagaaCAAACTTTATCAATATGTAAAATGTGTATTTTCTGCTTGTGCTGTAAAAGGGGCTTTTGTGTTTGCAGCTGCTGGAATGTGTACCTTTACTGTTGATTAAAAACACAACATTGAAAGACAAAAATGGCCcatttgtctaaaaaaaaatcccaacttCACTGTTCgtgttgcactgataccgatacggcactaaaatgacgtaatcggggagtactaagaaataacgtGCCGATGCTGCGCAATATGTACTTTTTGAGATCTAGTTCCCAACCGCTAGTTGCCCTCTCAAAGATGACCGCCAGCTATGCACGCTGCCATAAATGAAGAGCAATTGTCGCCATTCCCAagatgacagacgtccaattgtGTGGTAAGTTGACTTACATAATCCATGTAATCAACTtgccttaactcatttgctcccagaaatatataaatatgttctattttttaattgtttcagtgtcccaaaaacgtatttatacgtcttttacgtatttttattttttacaagcggcatctctaggttctgttgcacctaaactgcaatgcacaatgctcaaaactcattttaaagcaataaaaccggccactggagggcagtagcgcattttgtaagaactcatctcgggccaagaaaagaagtgaagaaaaatagtcaggaaacgaaaAGTTGgaaggatcttgtgaagacgcgtgagaatttgagaaaaatgtggagaacgatcgggaaaaaaaggcaaacgacactggaggagtgttttgaaaagaaaacgaaaccatcgtcaaagaaggattttgAAAAATCTGTCTtgttgagacagacggtgacggccacaacaACGTCaggttctgcggagctcacgttgcgttactcctgagcccgaggttaaaaccaatgatgaagatgatgaaaaaagtgggaccgatcttgatccagactcatcagattactgggagccacctcattcaaccgggagcagccgagagccttcccagttgttatgtgcgcaaatagttcaatagttcaatagtttagttatgtgtaaataaagtgttactttgcgatcaaaagctctatttgtcttgttgtttatgttattttgtagaacgaaaacattattcaaatgtttgggatgtcacaaaagtgaaaagtatctgtgttaaagtcaaagttatgtttgaaatgtatgcttttacaaaaagctcaatttctctgttttttcatcagaaattggaaaattgctcaaactaagctattttctaatgctgatttctaaagaatggaaaaagatatgaactaacttaattttctgctgaaagaagaaggTCTAATCTTtcatttggtgggttccatgttaatATAGcaaaagaacagaattttctgtgggccttgcaaaatcagtcaaaatccagtaaaacagtcgggagtgaagggccttgctccggtgaaaatggctgggagtgaatgagttaaatgtgaCCTGCGAACCAAAACGAATTGTCTTAGAGTTCAATTGTGTCACTGCAAATGCTAAAAGCGTCTATTTGCCGGCATACGTCGACAAACTCTGCCTGCACGGCCAAATCCCACTCCAGCTGCTTGCTCTCACTCAGATGTTTCGTCCCCGCCAGGCGTTCGAACGCCTGCCCGTCCTTAGAGGTCACGCTCAAGGTCCGGTAGCGTCTGTGGTAGGACAACTGAGGGATTGTGCGCGGGATGCTGTTGTGCGCCAAGCTTTGCCCTCTGTTGGCCCAGGAATTGGAACGCAACTTCCTGATCTCCCTGGGTTTGCTGCACAAGCCCAGAGTTGATCCAGAGACGCTTTCTTTCCAGTCAGACTTCTCTGTTTCACGTGATTTTAGTATACCATGAGGCTGGGAAGGTTTAGAGTCGGATTCTTGATTCAGATCGCTGCAGGAGGAGGTTCGGTAAAGTGAGATTTCTGTTGAGGCAGATCTTTTTTGCTCAGGAGAGCCCAGCGAATGGCTCGAGGAACTAGGGAAGAGTCTTGTCGAGCCGAAAATACTGTGTCTGAATAGAGATTCGCTAAAGAGAGCTTGGTCAATACTCCGCGACAAATCTATGGGAGATGGAGGGCGGAGGTCCACTGTGGAGTCAGCGCCGTAACTTAGCGAGGATAGCTGGAAATTTTTAGTTTTGGTTGACGGGCTAGTGGGTTTAGCTAGAAAAGCAGTCTGCGGTTGGGTTGGTGAAGAGATACAGGCAAGTCTTTTTCCGGGAGAATCTATTATCGAGCCTAGAGGAAGAACCTCTGATTGTCCCTTTTCGGCATCGCCAAGTAGCGACTTCTCCGGTTTGTCTTGAGACCAGGAGATTACAGGGGAATTCGCATGTCCACATGAGGGCGGGCTGCAGGATAGTCGAGACCAAGAGCCCGGTTTGGGGCGAGCCTTGAAAGACTTTTTGTGACAGAATAGAGGATGCGTACCGATGAGGGACAAACCGAGGCAGGTTCCGGCCTCGCAGAGTCGACATCCGATCTGGTAGCCCCACCAGGGCCAGGGCAGAAAGCCGTAGGTTTCAACCCCGCCCAAACCGAGGGCGTGCAAGATTCCGTAGAGCTGCAGGCCTCCGCATCCTAGCAAACACAAGGCTGCCCCGACTCCGGCCCCTGCCGCCCGACCCCAGTCTTCTGCTTTGGCGAAGGGACAACTCGCATGTCGCATCACTTCAGGAGATCCTCCACACTCACCGTTGTCGTCAAGCCTGTAGATATGTTTGGTGTCCACTTGTATAAGACAGTAAAAGATAACGTAGGAGCATGAGAGGAAGAGTGTCAAGCACACAAAAACGCCTTGAGGGAGCAGGAGAATCATAACGGGGAGGCTGTGAAATAGATGCAATATGCCAACGCAGCCGAGAGAGATACCAAAGTGCACCAGGGATAAAACCAGCAGGAGGCACGGCTTGGGGAGGGCTGACAACGAAGGGGAGATGGCGAGCGAAAGGGAAAGACGCTTGCGTGAGCGCAGAGACAGAAGGAAGAAGGCCAGGGAGAAGGCAGATATCAAGCAAGGGAAGGGAAGCTGGGAGAACAGGAGTGAGCTCAGAGAGGGTAGGCGATCTTGGTGTCTGTACGCGTCGTAAAGCAAGCAGAAAGCTTGCGTTCCTGCAAATCCCAGAAGGAACACGTGCAGCAGGATGAAGTAGGGGCTTCCGGACGGACAGCGGAACGGCAGGCCCAACAGGGAGACCACCGAGATCAGGCCGAACACTGTGAAGATGGATCCGAGACCGTAGATGTGCGCTTCCCAGGCAAATCCCCACGTTGCAAGGGCTGTGTTCCAGTCTGAATACAGAGGAACGAAAAGGGCAGAGCTATGATCCAGAGAGGGCCTGAGGGCATCACTGGGTGGAAATTCATCTTGGAACATGGGAGTCCAGGTTGGAAATGCTGTTGCGTAGGTTGGGGCCGATGTCTGGAGAGGATCGCTGGGTTTTGGGACTTGCTGGTCATCATCTGAAGCTTGTAAATCATCTGTCAAGAAAATGCAAAAACAATGTTGAAATTACTGATCATCTATAGCCTTTTTCAATAAATCTAACACGTTTGTCGATATTAGAGTAAACTGaagagtagggatgtcccgatgacATCTTTTTGCATTGTGTGTTCACCGATACAGTCTCAATCCGATACCTCGGGAATGTATTCATGTAGTTCCCAATTTGGGCAAAGCTATCCCAACATTACAGCCATATGCAAGGGTTATTGGCACAGCAGTGGTTTTCAcaaaggaaaacaaaaattgtttttttgttttgaaaatcagTTGTGCAACACAAAATAGGGTTGCAAACAAATTATGTGTAAGTATTTTGTTTTCCTTACTTTCAACTAGCTGTTGAACATTTTCCGTTAatgtaaatggcggaaaacacagacaagactgaaaaagcagtttctgctcttgcgctcCTCTTTGAAAGAAACTactttattttaagtcaaacaactgttgtgtttgatagaacaatatgtctatatgctgccatagcagattcatggcgcattaaccccccgaactatatttaatttgtctgttttacccttaaaacccctatttacagacatcacgcaaccgtttttgtttcaacccagccaaaaaacaatgctaattaattatacttattattcaaaatgtctgtcgtttttagcttagaatcattaattgatgtgtaatatttagtttaaaaaaaaaaaagaattgaattcatttgtgtgttgttgattgatgtgcagtcaatttgcattgttttacattggcactgatatgctgttaaccctaacccgaagttcagaatttttgagatTAGGCTTGATCTTCAAGTTAGCAGGGGGTTGAATTagccggtggagttgatttgaacaaagtccatgcagtttgtcagtgatTTGTTGGTTTCAGGTCTCCagcgtggctaagctagcggaaGTTGATGTTAGTTGAAATCAAGTCCATTGACTGACTctaattaagccttatgtgaaaaatgttgatcttcccctttaaattaaatcatcggaaagtaagctacatgcgatgacatttttctgttgtcattcttatgttgaggcagcaaaggggaaAAATGGAAAGAAGTAACCGCTAAATTACTTAGttgctttaataatgaaaatcagtggagtaactagattacttttttgaggcgtaatcaataAATTAGCTttacaagtaatctgtgacaacattgCAGACAACTAGAAAaacgcaatttctggagaaattacacctggtctttcctgtgtggctatacagatcgtagccccgcccaaggctatcaatagaatggacaaacatgcctatcaatggcattaaacaaattaaatcccattagaaatgaatgggaaatttggacgaccatggccgccaatggcggcacccttaatAAGCattaatggaattggggaagtttgggggacatgttctattgatatctggtcattatctgttgattttcggggaaaaaaaaaatcccattgaaaatgaatgggaaaaatttggacgtccatggacgtcaatggcatcaccctccataagcgtcaatgcaatcgtgGACatctgggggacacgtcctattgacatctagtcattttctgttgatttggggaaaaaaaaaattcccattgaaaatgaatgggaaaaaatttggacgtccatggacggcaatggtatcaacttacataagcgccaatggaatccaagtacaatagcatcaatagaatgaacaaacatgaagaaatgccattggaaatgaatgggaagtttggacgtccatggacgtcaatggcatcaccctccataagcggcaatgcaatcggggacatttgggggacacgtcctattgatatctagtcattttctgttgatttggggggggggggggaattcccattgaaaatgaatgggaaaaaatttggacatggacgtcaatggtatcaacttacctaggcttcaatggaatccaagtacattggcatcaataaaatgtaaaaacatgctgaaatgccattagaaaatgaatggcaaatttggacgtccatggccgtcaatggcggcacccttcattagcgtcaatggaattggagaagtttgggagacatgtcctattgatatctggtcattttctgttgattgtgggaaaaaaacatttcccattgaaaatgaatgggaaaaaatttgggcgtccatggacgtcaatggcagcaccccctataagcgtcaatggagtcagggatgtttgggggacaggtcctattgatatctggtcattatctgttgatttggggaaatttatttttttttccccattgaaaatgaattggaaacattttggacgtccatggccgtcaatggcatcgacatccataaagtcaattgaatccaagtacattggcatcaatagattcgacatgcatggccgtcaatggcatcaatgcaatgtaaaaaattcaattggaaatcccattgtaagtgaaagGGAAATGTtgtcattagaaatgaatgggacagtttttggcaaatttctgggggaccgtaattttttatcaaaactctgtatacaacttttatgcccctcaccgtcacagaatgtttgatgcccaaattgtgtgatttggtcaaaaattgaaggactagatatattttgaaacttttctttgtttcccataaaaaatgaatgggccagtttttggcaaattgccgggaaaccgtacattttatcaaaaaaattttCTCTgtcacttttatgcccctcgccatcccggaatttttgacgcccatcttgtgtgttttcgtcaaaaattgacggACTAGTAACAATTTGAAACttgtcttttttcccattaaaaatgaatgggcaggtttttggcaaatttctggggaaccgtatattttttccaaattgtgttaataacctttattcccctccccgtcctggaatttttgatgcccaaattttgtgatttggtgaaatattgtaggactagatacattttgaaactttttttttctcattaaaaatgaatgggcaagtttttgtcaaatttctggggaaccgtaaatttttttttcaaattctgtatacaacttttatgcccctcaccgtcccggaatttttgatacctaaattatgtaatttggtaaaaaattgtaggactagatacactttgaaaattgctttttttgggggaaaattgccgtttacgggcaaacggaaaatttttcgtggactTTAAAGTCCCTgagtcgcgcaaaaattccgcaCGTGTcggtacttgaacggtgccgatcggtcaagcggttcgggctgcgcagcgcgccgaaggattcccattcaaaaaaaaaaaacagaataacatatagaccctacccaccgacgtcacaaaatcacgtgctcgctgtatggttccgcccacttgtccgtcattttgtgtctgtattatcaatggtctcaattgatcgagcaatttataatgcatttcatggaagacccggtgctttgggatgccgtaaactcacttgatgcgttgcataaaaggcgttatgtggaaaagcttcagtttatccattcgccagatccatatttgatgcctaaatcgatgtttttcgacccgctgtcgccgccgtatttgcctgacatctgctagctaccctgaactgtacaactgtcttgtccacacaaaatcagcctattctcacgaaagtttgaaaaactttaagagcttggaggcttataaatactttgttgctggttgggtgaaacaggtcctcgtccacgaaaatttggcaggaatctatcttgtgcttggaaaggtgagttatgaaattttcaattcaaaatcttttgttattgctaacatccactgtcaagtctaatgtatttcatgtcgtttgtcaatggagttagggctttcaatgtttatatggtttagcgatagcactctcactacatacatacgtgtatgttgtcggcgattagcctagcaatgatcttaattgtggttgtcagcccaaaaccctctaaatatatattaaatgcattttaccagatataaaatgactactacataatctgtggtaatcgtttggagcccagttttctcgtcgaattgcagcagccatctcgctctcttctctccgggtctctcggaatccggtagaacttcaagtctctccgtcttctccgtctatcttctctgttattgcaaccgaccgccacacacgccttcaccattttgattattaatgttaacgagcagaaaaacacgtcgtaaataggaggaatgtacgtagccgtaacagggaaacatgatgtgttgacggacaattgggcggcaccagtcaggaggaaggagttgtgacgtcacgtgggtagggtctatagggaggctaaagttgtagaatcacactacctgatctttccaaaggaaagaccagGTAATAAAAAGTCAAACCATCTACGTCTTCTgcaaatattttaaaacacaacacaacaaaGCTCCAAACAACAGCAAAGAAAGACGGGTTACACTAACAGGAAGAATAGAGATGAGCATTACATGctaacatgttaaaaaaaaaattctggttcCACTTATTCAAAATTTGCTTCTTATCCAGGTCGGAGACATAGTTAAATTTGATTCTATGCCAGCTAATTGTGGATAAGGCTACATTCAGACTGCAGTCATattcctcctcaaatctgatttCCAGGACTGACAGTCCACACTATTTTTAGCTAGTTTTAAAATCAGATCTGAACCTGTTCGGACTGGGCTATTATTGAGACACCTGACAGGTTGCTCTAGCAATGAAGGCGTCAGGCAGCATAGAGTGGCGTCACAGacagtcaaaacccatctgGGATGTTCAGACTGAGGATCTTCTTGTCAAAATTAGATATGAAACTACCTCCCGTGGTTTTCAATCTCacaaaaatcagatttctgtgctttgtgactgttcgcactacaaaagagccatccagtttcaatctggattgGGCTGAAAATCAGATTTTGGCTGGCGGTCTGAACAATGCCTAAAAGTTAGACACACTGGATTGGTCATTCGTCAATCTGAGTTGTGTCATGTTGGGTTTTTAGAGTCTGGGTATCCTTTTTTTTGTGAGAATGCAGTCGCTCCAGTCATGTACAGAGCAAGAATGAAGCAGCGTATATGAAGTTAATCCATTATAAAACAGAACAGGCTTGTAAGTGGGTCACACGGAGAGTGGGGAGCAAGCGCAAGTAACGAGCGCACGTGAGTGAGACATTATCGACTTCCCTGCCGTTCCCATTTTCCCTGCTATTAATAAACCGAGGCCTTGTTGTGTGGCGTTATTTAATCAATCGTGACGTGTGACTCGTGAACAATGACGATGATAGCCGTCCAATCCTGTGGTTCTTTCTgcaatgaattgaaatgagtttattactagtagatgtccaattgtttgtttgtttattcgcccaggattggacgtcgagcgccATCAATGGGACTGGAAGATAAGCATACAAAGCCAGTCCTTCCAATTTAagtcaattggacatctattgatgTCAGTGGAAGCCAAATTACTTTCATGTAATTTTAAGGTaactacaggtcacttcctgtaaattttggataatttcctgttgattttatggtATTTCCAGGCTATTTAGTCCattagtcactttctgttgatttgggggcaattctaggttacttcctgttgattttgggtctcttcctgtacattttgggataTCTCAGCATCACccctacattttggatcatttcctgttgatttagggtatTTCCAGtctacctcctgttgattttggtgtcacttcctgttggtattgTTGCATTTTTGGGTGGAAGGGTTCCTTTTGGGTCACATTGGGGTCTCTCATTATcactttttttcacattttggatcatttgctgttgattttagggtatttccaaactacttcctgttgattttgttaggttttgtgttgattccctcctagtgtgtccttgtaattgccactgatttcacctggtgtatcgctccttgtgtatcctccaatctgcgtccacctgtgtcacccatctgttcctcattgtctcgttaccctttgtctgcgtgtgtatataagctctcagtttcttttcagtccttgttgcgtcatcttCAATGTCCACGTCCATGGTCTGGTCAGCATtattccaagccctcgtgttccgtgtaagtttttgaaaagcagtcttttgttagtgatAGTTTTGTTTGCCTCAGTGCTATCTTTTGATTACCACACcatttgttttgtactttgtttttagttggctttaattaaatcatttttgcaccgccacctgccttgcctttttttgtttccctgcaattgggtccacacaacctgcctgccttcCCGCGTTTCCctgacagatttggtgtcacttcctgttggttttggggcattttagggtcacttactTGCCAAgtccttggctgccattgacggtgctagacgtccaatccattttgactgggaggagcgaATGAAGGTTCATCTCGAAATGAAACGTGACGAAATCGAGAAACACAACAGATATGTGCAATGCTTGctaagtgccattgacgatgataggcgtccaatcacgtggctcttaaaa from Corythoichthys intestinalis isolate RoL2023-P3 chromosome 5, ASM3026506v1, whole genome shotgun sequence carries:
- the prrt4a gene encoding proline-rich transmembrane protein 4, with the protein product MLFQWNLLFPAWWLLSVQTTFLTGEHSEGPSRRPLHSGLEGILLGRSLSASVSWEYGQQGVLGEYSDVEEFLRTTVSLQRDEELARMKVTPSTSSVTNGSIVLDSPTGPSNTGNSTPPVATGRAGWTVSTKASFEELVTIMEESTEAERDDLQASDDDQQVPKPSDPLQTSAPTYATAFPTWTPMFQDEFPPSDALRPSLDHSSALFVPLYSDWNTALATWGFAWEAHIYGLGSIFTVFGLISVVSLLGLPFRCPSGSPYFILLHVFLLGFAGTQAFCLLYDAYRHQDRLPSLSSLLFSQLPFPCLISAFSLAFFLLSLRSRKRLSLSLAISPSLSALPKPCLLLVLSLVHFGISLGCVGILHLFHSLPVMILLLPQGVFVCLTLFLSCSYVIFYCLIQVDTKHIYRLDDNGECGGSPEVMRHASCPFAKAEDWGRAAGAGVGAALCLLGCGGLQLYGILHALGLGGVETYGFLPWPWWGYQIGCRLCEAGTCLGLSLIGTHPLFCHKKSFKARPKPGSWSRLSCSPPSCGHANSPVISWSQDKPEKSLLGDAEKGQSEVLPLGSIIDSPGKRLACISSPTQPQTAFLAKPTSPSTKTKNFQLSSLSYGADSTVDLRPPSPIDLSRSIDQALFSESLFRHSIFGSTRLFPSSSSHSLGSPEQKRSASTEISLYRTSSCSDLNQESDSKPSQPHGILKSRETEKSDWKESVSGSTLGLCSKPREIRKLRSNSWANRGQSLAHNSIPRTIPQLSYHRRYRTLSVTSKDGQAFERLAGTKHLSESKQLEWDLAVQAEFVDVCRQIDAFSICSDTIEL